One Oryza brachyantha chromosome 3, ObraRS2, whole genome shotgun sequence DNA segment encodes these proteins:
- the LOC121053886 gene encoding non-specific lipid transfer protein GPI-anchored 12-like isoform X2, whose translation MVHYTSQLLSAHAHAHAHPRSPRLHMSKRRSRSTRIDAMAMIMPPMASAGAVAALLVLTSLLQPRAARAQIAAAPWAAPPPWPGELDCTGALLNLSSCLTYVEARSALTRPEKGCCGALAGVVDGEAACLCGLVGGYGAYGVRVDAVRALALPTICRVDAPPPRLCAALGVPVAEPPGGAFPTESGPSGMPANAPSTAASGIGGAGGPATHRPTRHHLLLPLLVIPATLLLLLLQQ comes from the exons ATGGTACACTACACGTCCCAGTTACTCTCAGCGCACGCACACGCTCACGCTCACCCGCGTTCCCCCCGTCTCCACATGTCAAAACGGAGATcaagaagcacaagaatcgACGCCATGGCTATGATTATGCCGCCCAtggcctccgccggcgccgttgcCGCGCTCCTCGTGCTCACGTCGCTGCTTcagccgcgcgcggcgcgggcgcagaTAGCGGCCGCGCcgtgggcggcgccgccgccctggccCGGCGAGCTCGACTGCACGGGCGCGCTCCTGAACCTGTCGTCGTGCCTCACCTACGTGGAGGCCCGGAGCGCGCTGACCCGGCCGGAGAAGGGCTGCTGCGgcgcgctcgccggcgtcgtggaCGGCGAGGCCGCCTGCCTGTGCGGGCTCGTGGGCGGGTACGGCGCCTACGGCGTCCGCGTCGACGCCGTGCGCGCGCTCGCGCTGCCCACCATCTGCCGCGTCGACGCGCCCCCGCCGAGGCTCTGCGCTGCCCTCGGGGTGCCCGTCGCCGAGCCGCCGGGCGGCGCCTTCCCGACGGAGTCAG GACCATCCGGCATGCCGGCGAACGCGCCGTCAACGGCGGCCTCCGGaatcggcggcgccggcggtccGGCGACGCACCGGCCCACAAGACACCACCTGCTTCTGCCGCTCCTGGTGATCCCCGCcacgctgctgctcctgctgctgcagcagtaA
- the LOC121053886 gene encoding non-specific lipid transfer protein GPI-anchored 12-like isoform X1 — MVHYTSQLLSAHAHAHAHPRSPRLHMSKRRSRSTRIDAMAMIMPPMASAGAVAALLVLTSLLQPRAARAQIAAAPWAAPPPWPGELDCTGALLNLSSCLTYVEARSALTRPEKGCCGALAGVVDGEAACLCGLVGGYGAYGVRVDAVRALALPTICRVDAPPPRLCAALGVPVAEPPGGAFPTESAGPSGMPANAPSTAASGIGGAGGPATHRPTRHHLLLPLLVIPATLLLLLLQQ; from the exons ATGGTACACTACACGTCCCAGTTACTCTCAGCGCACGCACACGCTCACGCTCACCCGCGTTCCCCCCGTCTCCACATGTCAAAACGGAGATcaagaagcacaagaatcgACGCCATGGCTATGATTATGCCGCCCAtggcctccgccggcgccgttgcCGCGCTCCTCGTGCTCACGTCGCTGCTTcagccgcgcgcggcgcgggcgcagaTAGCGGCCGCGCcgtgggcggcgccgccgccctggccCGGCGAGCTCGACTGCACGGGCGCGCTCCTGAACCTGTCGTCGTGCCTCACCTACGTGGAGGCCCGGAGCGCGCTGACCCGGCCGGAGAAGGGCTGCTGCGgcgcgctcgccggcgtcgtggaCGGCGAGGCCGCCTGCCTGTGCGGGCTCGTGGGCGGGTACGGCGCCTACGGCGTCCGCGTCGACGCCGTGCGCGCGCTCGCGCTGCCCACCATCTGCCGCGTCGACGCGCCCCCGCCGAGGCTCTGCGCTGCCCTCGGGGTGCCCGTCGCCGAGCCGCCGGGCGGCGCCTTCCCGACGGAGTCAG CAGGACCATCCGGCATGCCGGCGAACGCGCCGTCAACGGCGGCCTCCGGaatcggcggcgccggcggtccGGCGACGCACCGGCCCACAAGACACCACCTGCTTCTGCCGCTCCTGGTGATCCCCGCcacgctgctgctcctgctgctgcagcagtaA